A window of Chthoniobacterales bacterium contains these coding sequences:
- a CDS encoding tail fiber protein yields MSEPFLGEIKIMAFGYAPRNWAMCNGQFLPINQNQALFSLLGTMYGGNGQTTFALPDLRGQTPIHFNKNTQGTKGGEKAHTLSLSELPTHQHALNGTTAADSQIIPGSAMLGTSAATDPIYANPASLVAMDPTSISNVGGSQAHENMQPFLTLNFCIALIGIFPSQN; encoded by the coding sequence ATGTCTGAACCTTTTCTTGGTGAAATTAAAATCATGGCCTTCGGCTACGCCCCGCGGAACTGGGCGATGTGCAACGGCCAATTCCTGCCCATCAACCAGAACCAGGCGCTCTTCTCGCTCCTCGGCACAATGTACGGTGGCAATGGCCAGACCACCTTTGCCCTGCCCGATCTGCGAGGCCAGACGCCGATCCACTTTAATAAGAACACCCAGGGAACAAAAGGCGGCGAGAAGGCGCATACCCTCTCGCTTTCCGAGTTGCCGACCCACCAGCATGCATTGAATGGCACCACGGCCGCCGACAGCCAGATTATTCCGGGCTCAGCCATGCTGGGGACATCGGCGGCGACCGATCCGATTTATGCAAATCCCGCGTCCCTGGTGGCAATGGATCCCACTTCGATCAGCAATGTCGGCGGCAGCCAGGCGCACGAGAATATGCAGCCGTTTCTGACGCTGAACTTTTGCATAGCTCTGATCGGTATTTTCCCATCTCAGAACTAA
- a CDS encoding tail fiber protein yields the protein MANPFVAEIRIFGFKFAPKGWAFCNGQILPISQNTALFSLLGTTYGGNGQSTFALPNMQDSAPMQPGQGPGLSLHDLGEVSGSDTVTLLTSEMPSHPHTLQCVTSFAGSANLPTGNVLAKTVDPFQPYTPTVSPLGQMAFQDLAPAGGSLPHNNMMPFLTLNFCIALQGVFPPRG from the coding sequence ATGGCAAACCCATTTGTAGCTGAAATTCGTATCTTCGGTTTTAAGTTCGCGCCTAAAGGCTGGGCCTTTTGCAACGGGCAAATCCTGCCCATCTCGCAGAACACCGCCCTCTTCTCCCTGCTGGGAACGACCTACGGAGGCAATGGCCAAAGTACCTTCGCGTTGCCCAATATGCAGGACAGCGCGCCCATGCAACCCGGGCAGGGCCCCGGCCTCTCCCTGCACGATCTCGGAGAAGTGAGTGGAAGTGACACGGTAACGTTGCTGACCTCGGAAATGCCGTCCCATCCCCACACGTTGCAGTGTGTTACCAGCTTTGCCGGGAGCGCTAATCTCCCGACCGGTAATGTCCTAGCCAAGACGGTCGATCCATTTCAGCCCTACACGCCGACGGTTAGCCCGTTGGGCCAAATGGCGTTTCAGGATCTTGCTCCGGCGGGAGGCAGCCTGCCGCATAATAACATGATGCCGTTCCTGACGCTGAACTTCTGCATCGCGTTGCAGGGAGTGTTTCCGCCGAGAGGGTAA
- a CDS encoding GNAT family N-acetyltransferase, producing the protein MDESPSLRPITPGDDSFLARLYASTRAEELAVTGWSEEQKAMFCRMQFNAQTADYQRNYPDASFQIIERGGVAAGRLLVRRSDEAVHVIDIALLPEHRGAGIGTKLLKELQEEATAAGKPLTIHVERFNPAMRLYQRLGFRQIEDKGVYLLMSWED; encoded by the coding sequence ATGGACGAGTCGCCGTCACTCAGACCGATCACGCCGGGGGACGATTCGTTTCTCGCCCGCCTGTATGCCAGTACTCGGGCGGAGGAACTGGCGGTCACCGGTTGGAGCGAGGAGCAGAAAGCGATGTTCTGCCGGATGCAGTTCAACGCGCAGACCGCAGATTACCAAAGGAATTACCCTGATGCTTCGTTCCAGATCATCGAGCGCGGTGGGGTCGCGGCGGGAAGGTTGTTGGTTAGGCGTTCGGACGAAGCCGTCCATGTGATCGACATTGCGCTTTTGCCTGAACATCGCGGTGCGGGTATTGGGACGAAGCTGCTAAAGGAGTTGCAGGAGGAAGCGACGGCGGCCGGCAAGCCCCTGACGATTCACGTCGAACGTTTCAATCCCGCGATGCGGTTGTATCAGCGGCTCGGGTTCCGGCAAATAGAAGACAAAGGGGTCTATTTGCTGATGAGTTGGGAGGATTGA
- a CDS encoding tail fiber protein has translation MSNPFIGEIRMFGGNFAPAGWAFCEGQLLPISENDALFTLIGTTYGGDGQETFALPDLRGRLPIHQGNGFVLAQTGGTEEVTLTVQQIPSHTHALLASSAAANSTAATNMVPAKPDKNLYRPGPANVPMAAQAVGPAGGSQPHTNFQPYLCINFIISLFGIFPPPS, from the coding sequence ATGTCAAATCCATTCATAGGTGAAATCAGAATGTTCGGGGGCAACTTTGCACCCGCCGGCTGGGCGTTCTGCGAGGGGCAGTTGCTGCCCATTTCGGAAAATGACGCGTTGTTCACCCTCATCGGCACGACCTATGGCGGCGACGGCCAGGAGACCTTTGCTCTCCCCGACCTGCGTGGTCGCCTCCCTATTCATCAGGGCAACGGCTTCGTCCTGGCGCAAACGGGAGGGACGGAAGAGGTCACGCTCACGGTGCAGCAAATCCCATCGCACACTCATGCCCTCCTGGCTTCGAGTGCCGCAGCGAACTCAACCGCGGCGACTAACATGGTCCCGGCCAAGCCGGACAAGAATCTATACCGCCCGGGTCCGGCTAATGTTCCCATGGCTGCTCAAGCTGTCGGCCCAGCGGGTGGCAGCCAGCCGCACACCAATTTTCAGCCGTACCTGTGCATCAATTTTATCATTTCATTGTTCGGAATTTTCCCGCCACCAAGTTAG